The following are from one region of the Coffea eugenioides isolate CCC68of chromosome 2, Ceug_1.0, whole genome shotgun sequence genome:
- the LOC113763496 gene encoding uncharacterized protein LOC113763496 codes for MRIRKHAKISPLLYASSSLKPGTVIQTHVCQLNQSPWDVMTFPPPDPSTLPPPPAFLVDKDHSYFPNGFFSDHIAADQRPGPKVKLDDIAAGGKFEQKESLRSKKEEEDEVFDCKIDGKGWQRRKKVKNEQPFCQRHLAPQPSASVKKSESGRRARPKKPASSSNPYEFYYYSGFGPRWGKKRGAAAAATVAAMKEEPYTSHDSSSENTSSRNNNSSIIEVDAAEGPNTPEPSVKSSPFTSQFHKQVLDYVEDDDEDDYDNYSKLDDDENGEMGRKRARKPIKARSLKSLM; via the exons ATGCGAatcagaaaacatgcaaaaattTCCCCTCTTTTATACGCTTCTTCGTCTCTAAAACCCGGCACAGTTATCCAAACCCACGTCTGCCAGCTCAACCAGTCGCCATGGGATGTCATGACCTTCCCTCCACCAGACCCATCTACGCTTCCTCCACCTCCCGCCTTTCTG GTCGATAAAGATCACAGCTATTTTCCAAATGGGTTCTTCTCGGATCACATTGCAGCTGACCAGAG ACCTGGGCCCAAGGTGAAACTGGACGATATCGCGGCCGGGGGCAAGTTTGAGCAAAAGGAATCATTAAGGtcgaagaaagaagaagaggatGAGGTTTTCGACTGCAAGATCGACGGAAAGGGCTGGCAACGCAGGAAAAAGGTGAAAAACGAGCAACCCTTTTGCCAGAGACACTTAGCTCCTCAACCTTCGGCTTCGGTGAAAAAATCCGAGAGTGGCCGCCGGGCTCGACCCAAGAAACCAGCATCATCGTCGAATCCTTACGAGTTTTACTACTATTCGGGGTTCGGACCTCGGTGGGGGAAGAAAAGaggtgctgctgctgctgctactgTTGCTGCTATGAAAGAAGAACCCTATACGAGTCACGATAGTAGCAGTGAGAATACATCAAGTAGAAACAACAACAGCAGCATTATCGAGGTTGATGCAGCTGAGGGGCCTAATACTCCTGAGCCTAGCGTTAAATCCTCCCCTTTTACCTCTCAATTTCATAAGCAAGTACTCGACTATGTtgaggatgatgatgaagaCGATTACGATAACTACAGCAAACTTGATGATGACGAAAATGGAGAAATGGGAAGGAAGAGAGCCCGGAAGCCGATTAAGGCTAGGTCTTTGAAGTCTCTAATGTGA
- the LOC113763392 gene encoding uncharacterized protein LOC113763392: MAMQAKIEKMEMRQQYRNHWHTDLLNATAADPVFCCFAFFCGPCASYMLRKRALYNDMSRYTCCGGYMPCSGHCGESTCPEFCLCTEVSLCFANSVASTRFMLQDEFDIQTTKCDNCIIGFMFCLQQLACICSLIACIVGSEEIEDAAQMLNCLADMVYCSVCTCMQVYMRCSSL, translated from the exons atggcgATGCAGGCGAAGATAGAGAAAATGGAGATGCGTCAGCAGTATCGGAACCATTGGCACACCGATCTCTTGAACGCCACTGCGGCAGATCCTGTTT TTTGCTGTTTCGCGTTCTTCTG TGGTCCATGTGCATCATACATGCTGCGCAAGCGAGCTCTTTACAATGATATGTCGAG GTATACATGCTGTGGAGGCTATATGCCTTGCAGTGGTCATTGCGGAGAAAGTACATGCCCGGAATTTTGTCTATGCACTGAG GTTTCTCTTTGCTTTGCGAATTCAGTTGCCTCAACACGCTTCATGCTACAAGATGAATTCGATATACAGACAACCAAATGTGATAATTGCATCATT GGATTCATGTTCTGCTTACAGCAGCTAGCCTGCATATGTTCCCTCATCGCTTGCATTGTCGGAAGTGAGGAAATTGAAGATGCTGCTCAGATGTTGAACTGTCTGGCTGACATGGTTTATTGCTC GGTTTGCACCTGTATGCAGGTATACATGAGATGCTCTAGTCTTTGA
- the LOC113763391 gene encoding extensin-1-like — protein sequence MDKRDGKFGSAAAATMAVPPVQQMSRIDHSLPPSVGYLPPPAYSYPPHQQPQGSYPPPHYNYYPPPPHFHGYPPPTQGYYPPPQPYGYFPPQPYGYSPPPQQAPGSPPDLQSHVYPPPPPQNQGSSPVSHTEGYTQPPQQAQATTHASEISPSQAQGPSPPVQSHEHPQAPPEQSHSPAGAAHPPPSHRV from the coding sequence ATGGATAAAAGAGATGGCAAGTTTGGATcggcagcagcagcaacaaTGGCAGTGCCTCCTGTTCAACAAATGTCCCGTATAGATCATTCTTTACCCCCTTCAGTTGGATATCTGCCTCCACCAGCCTACAGCTACCCACCACATCAGCAACCTCAGGGCTCTTACCCACCTCCACATTATAATTACTACCCACCGCCTCCACATTTCCATGGATATCCTCCACCTACCCAAGGCTATTACCCACCGCCACAGCCCTATGGGTATTTCCCACCTCAGCCTTATGGATATTCCCCCCCACCTCAACAAGCCCCAGGCTCCCCCCCTGATTTACAATCCCATGTATACCCTCCACCACCTCCACAAAACCAAGGCTCTTCCCCTGTTTCGCACACCGAGGGATACACTCAGCCCCCTCAACAAGCCCAAGCCACGACCCATGCTTCAGAAATCTCACCTTCACAGGCTCAAGGCCCTTCTCCTCCAGTACAATCTCATGAACATCCCCAAGCTCCACCAGAACAGAGCCATTCCCCTGCTGGTGCTGCTCATCCGCCTCCAAGTCATCGTGTGTAA